The following are from one region of the Sandaracinus amylolyticus genome:
- a CDS encoding NUDIX domain-containing protein, with product MRDPMSITRAEEKDAFVVAVVAVIVRDDPDGARRVLAMRRAATKDAGAGIWETCSGRLEADEQPIDAVAREVREETGLEVRVDATPIDAYAMRRRERPMALIVYRATWIAGEVQRSEEHDAHAWWTLAEVEASAMPARLVEAVRRALAR from the coding sequence GTGCGCGATCCGATGTCGATCACGCGCGCAGAAGAGAAGGACGCGTTCGTCGTCGCGGTGGTCGCGGTGATCGTGCGCGACGATCCCGACGGCGCGCGGCGCGTGCTCGCGATGCGACGCGCGGCGACGAAGGACGCGGGCGCGGGCATCTGGGAGACGTGCTCGGGGCGGCTCGAGGCGGACGAGCAGCCGATCGACGCGGTGGCGCGTGAGGTGCGCGAGGAGACCGGCCTCGAGGTGCGCGTCGACGCGACGCCGATCGACGCATACGCGATGCGACGTCGCGAGCGACCGATGGCGCTGATCGTCTATCGCGCGACGTGGATCGCGGGCGAGGTCCAGCGCTCCGAGGAGCACGACGCGCACGCGTGGTGGACGCTCGCCGAGGTCGAAGCGAGCGCGATGCCGGCGCGCCTCGTCGAGGCGGTGCGGCGCGCGCTCGCGCGCTGA
- a CDS encoding LysR substrate-binding domain-containing protein, whose protein sequence is MLNLNDVHLFVQAVDRNGFSAAARALGIPKSTMSKRIAALEEELGVTLVHRNSRRFALTDVGREFHRHAAAMLVEADAAEQVVRGRLSEPSGLVRITCSIPTARRWMGELLPEIASRYPALRVSLHATDRFVDLAYEGFDLAIRAHFGDLPDSDLVQRRVAVDPIWLVASPDYLARRGAPANPSELVQHDALMVDPSRAQWRLEGARGASVEVSPVARMFADDSHVLSRAVIGGLGITALPSEQCRADLESGALRRVLPTWIAGRVTTTILTPGRRAMLPAVRAVSDLLATRMAQRG, encoded by the coding sequence ATGCTGAATCTCAACGATGTGCACCTCTTCGTCCAAGCCGTGGATCGGAATGGCTTCAGTGCGGCGGCCCGCGCGCTGGGGATTCCGAAGTCGACGATGAGCAAGCGAATCGCCGCGCTCGAGGAAGAACTCGGCGTGACGCTGGTGCATCGGAATTCGCGCCGATTCGCGCTCACCGACGTCGGGCGCGAATTCCATCGCCACGCCGCGGCGATGCTGGTCGAGGCAGACGCCGCCGAGCAGGTCGTGAGAGGGCGATTGTCGGAGCCGAGTGGGCTCGTGCGAATCACGTGCTCCATTCCGACCGCGCGAAGGTGGATGGGTGAATTGTTGCCCGAGATCGCCAGTCGATATCCCGCTTTGCGCGTGTCGCTGCACGCGACGGATCGATTCGTCGATCTCGCATACGAGGGATTCGATCTCGCGATTCGCGCTCATTTCGGCGATCTGCCGGACTCCGATCTCGTACAGCGTCGCGTCGCCGTGGATCCGATCTGGCTGGTCGCGTCTCCGGACTACCTCGCTCGTCGAGGGGCTCCGGCGAATCCGTCGGAGCTCGTGCAGCACGATGCGCTGATGGTCGATCCGTCGCGCGCGCAGTGGCGGCTCGAGGGCGCGCGCGGCGCGTCGGTCGAGGTGAGCCCGGTCGCGCGGATGTTCGCCGACGACTCCCACGTGCTCTCGCGCGCGGTGATCGGAGGGCTCGGGATCACCGCGCTCCCGAGCGAGCAGTGTCGCGCCGACCTGGAGTCGGGCGCGCTGCGACGTGTGCTCCCGACGTGGATCGCGGGTCGAGTCACCACGACGATCCTCACCCCGGGCCGAAGGGCGATGTTGCCCGCCGTGCGCGCGGTGTCGGATCTGCTCGCGACGCGGATGGCGCAGCGGGGCTGA
- a CDS encoding YceI family protein — MNRTALALASLLALAACGSDHTEGVSTATVAEPAAAAPAPEPTTAAPAARETLQIDRASSSVGFTGAKITASHDGSFSDFSGTIDLNPADVTASAVRMTVQMASLQIEPAQLATHLLTPDFFDAPQFPTATFESTAVRAGGEGQVNGQPATHTVTGNLTMRGTTRAVSFPAILTVEPSGVRAQSEFTIQRRDFGIVYPGMPDDLIRDEVVIRFDVRAPRSAG, encoded by the coding sequence ATGAACCGCACTGCGCTCGCCCTCGCCTCGCTCCTCGCGCTCGCCGCGTGTGGCAGCGATCACACCGAAGGCGTCTCGACCGCCACCGTCGCCGAGCCCGCTGCCGCGGCGCCCGCGCCCGAGCCCACGACCGCCGCGCCCGCCGCGCGCGAGACCCTGCAGATCGACCGCGCCTCGTCGTCGGTCGGCTTCACCGGCGCGAAGATCACTGCGTCGCACGACGGCTCGTTCTCCGACTTCAGCGGCACGATCGATCTGAATCCGGCCGACGTCACCGCGAGCGCCGTGCGCATGACCGTGCAGATGGCGTCGCTCCAGATCGAGCCCGCGCAGCTCGCCACGCACCTGCTCACGCCCGACTTCTTCGACGCGCCGCAGTTCCCCACCGCGACCTTCGAGTCGACCGCGGTGCGCGCCGGCGGCGAGGGCCAGGTGAACGGCCAGCCCGCGACCCACACCGTCACCGGGAACCTCACGATGCGCGGCACCACGCGCGCGGTCTCGTTCCCCGCGATCCTGACCGTCGAGCCGAGCGGCGTGCGCGCGCAGAGCGAGTTCACGATCCAGCGCCGCGACTTCGGCATCGTCTACCCGGGCATGCCCGACGATCTGATCCGCGACGAGGTCGTGATCCGCTTCGACGTGCGCGCGCCGCGCAGCGCGGGCTGA
- a CDS encoding alkaline phosphatase family protein, producing MLLVLGLDCAPPALVFDRLSAHLPVIGALRARGTYGALRSTVPPITMPAWACMVSGRDPGELGIYGFRNRVPGSRALRVATADDVRVPRVWDVLGAAGRRSAALYVPPTWPPREIANGTMVSCLLTPGSDAAHTWPPSLGAELEARFGPHTPDVPHGSASESEHSDDALIDALHDAATQHFDVAEHVLATQRPDLLMMVEMGTDRLHHAMWPALDPSDPRHDPSSPQVRDARDFYAFLDARIGRLIERAGRDVTVMLVSDHGARPLRGGVYLNEWLRREGWLVLRREPDAPCSIEHADVDWARTRAWAEGGYFARVVLNVKERFPEGAIEPRDEASALDALEHALGSMRDEHGRAMRNRVVRPSREYRAANGTPPDLMVFLDDLDRRALGEVGTGRVFAGPDEAGASRGRGADGCNHDWDGMFVLAGPEVPRAGRVEGASIHDVGVSALRLCDVDVPEGWLGEDLRRLR from the coding sequence CTACCGGTGATCGGCGCCCTGCGTGCGCGCGGGACCTACGGTGCGCTCCGGTCGACGGTGCCGCCGATCACGATGCCCGCGTGGGCGTGCATGGTGTCGGGACGCGATCCCGGTGAGCTCGGCATCTACGGCTTCCGCAATCGCGTGCCGGGCTCGCGCGCGCTGCGCGTCGCGACCGCCGACGACGTGCGCGTGCCGCGGGTGTGGGACGTGCTCGGCGCGGCGGGCCGTCGCAGCGCCGCGCTCTACGTGCCGCCGACCTGGCCGCCGCGCGAGATCGCGAACGGGACGATGGTCTCGTGCCTGCTCACGCCGGGCTCCGACGCGGCGCACACCTGGCCGCCCTCGCTGGGCGCCGAGCTCGAGGCGCGCTTCGGTCCGCACACGCCCGACGTGCCCCATGGTAGCGCGTCCGAATCGGAGCACAGCGACGACGCGCTGATCGACGCGCTGCACGATGCGGCGACGCAGCACTTCGACGTCGCCGAGCACGTCCTCGCGACGCAGCGCCCCGACCTCCTGATGATGGTCGAGATGGGCACCGATCGACTGCACCACGCGATGTGGCCCGCGCTCGATCCTTCGGATCCGCGGCACGATCCGAGCTCGCCGCAGGTGCGCGACGCGCGCGACTTCTACGCGTTCCTCGACGCGCGCATCGGCCGTCTGATCGAGCGCGCGGGGCGCGACGTCACGGTGATGCTCGTGAGCGATCACGGCGCGCGCCCGCTGCGCGGTGGTGTGTATCTCAACGAGTGGCTGCGCCGCGAAGGATGGCTGGTGCTGCGCCGCGAGCCCGATGCGCCGTGCTCGATCGAGCACGCCGACGTCGACTGGGCGCGCACCCGCGCGTGGGCCGAGGGCGGCTACTTCGCGCGCGTGGTGCTCAACGTGAAGGAACGTTTTCCCGAGGGCGCGATCGAGCCGCGCGACGAGGCGAGCGCGCTGGACGCGCTGGAGCACGCGCTCGGATCGATGCGCGACGAGCACGGACGTGCGATGCGCAACCGCGTGGTGCGCCCCTCGCGCGAGTACCGCGCGGCGAACGGCACGCCGCCGGACCTCATGGTGTTCCTCGACGATCTCGATCGACGCGCGCTCGGCGAGGTGGGCACCGGGCGCGTGTTCGCGGGGCCCGACGAGGCAGGCGCGTCGCGCGGTCGCGGCGCCGACGGATGCAACCACGACTGGGACGGCATGTTCGTGCTCGCGGGGCCCGAGGTGCCGCGCGCGGGGCGCGTCGAGGGCGCGTCGATCCACGACGTCGGCGTCAGCGCGCTGCGCCTCTGCGACGTGGACGTGCCCGAGGGCTGGCTCGGCGAGGATCTGAGGAGACTGCGATGA
- a CDS encoding DUF1552 domain-containing protein yields MKRRDLLRGIGMGAAAAALPFTNLLRARADVPAFPLRFVAIFTPNGTIGDAWGTRSSDTSFTLGSILEPLAPYRAKSIVLDGLDMSVTRVGPGAAHQKGIGALLTGQPLLEGDFCGGGDCDVRAGWAAGESIDQAIATHLDGITRLRSLELGVRVTGSNNRHRVAYRGANDPLPPSDDPFQVFDRLFASAGVDREVLERQRRERQSVLDLARDDLSALHGALGSEHRPRLEAHLESLREVERSLDAALEGGSCAAPDAPARFDHRASDNYPRSSRLMLDVLASALRCDATRVATVLYSGATSEQRFSWLDVAEGHHTLSHEGDGNATAQQKLTRINRWYAQEIAHFLGLLDAIPERDGTMLDHTIVLWGNELSKGNTHSRNDMRLVIAGGGAAGLRGGRWLRYGDRPHNDLLVTIANTFGMEITSFGHRDFNTGPITGL; encoded by the coding sequence GTGAAGCGTCGTGATCTGCTCCGAGGGATCGGGATGGGCGCCGCCGCGGCGGCGCTGCCCTTCACGAACCTCCTTCGCGCGCGCGCCGACGTGCCCGCGTTCCCGCTGCGCTTCGTCGCGATCTTCACGCCGAACGGCACGATCGGCGATGCCTGGGGCACGCGCTCGAGCGACACGTCGTTCACCCTCGGATCGATCCTCGAGCCGCTCGCGCCGTATCGCGCGAAGTCGATCGTGCTCGACGGGCTCGACATGAGCGTGACGCGCGTCGGGCCCGGCGCCGCGCACCAGAAGGGCATCGGCGCGCTGCTCACCGGACAGCCGCTGCTCGAGGGCGACTTCTGCGGCGGCGGCGACTGCGACGTGCGCGCGGGCTGGGCCGCGGGCGAGTCGATCGATCAGGCGATCGCGACGCACCTCGACGGCATCACGCGGCTGCGCTCGCTCGAGCTCGGCGTGCGCGTCACCGGCTCGAACAACCGCCATCGCGTCGCCTACCGCGGCGCGAACGATCCGCTGCCTCCGAGCGACGATCCGTTCCAGGTGTTCGATCGCCTCTTCGCGTCGGCGGGCGTCGACCGCGAGGTGCTCGAGCGACAGCGGCGCGAGCGCCAGAGCGTGCTCGATCTCGCGCGCGACGATCTCTCGGCGCTGCACGGCGCGCTCGGCAGCGAGCACCGGCCGCGGCTCGAGGCGCACCTCGAGTCGCTGCGCGAGGTGGAGCGCTCGCTCGATGCCGCGCTCGAGGGCGGAAGCTGCGCCGCGCCCGACGCACCGGCGCGCTTCGATCACCGCGCGAGCGACAACTACCCGCGCTCGAGCCGGCTGATGCTCGACGTGCTCGCGAGCGCGCTGCGCTGCGACGCGACGCGGGTCGCGACGGTGCTCTACAGCGGCGCGACGAGCGAGCAGCGCTTCTCGTGGCTCGACGTCGCCGAGGGGCACCACACGCTCTCGCACGAGGGCGACGGCAACGCGACCGCGCAGCAGAAGCTGACGCGCATCAACCGCTGGTACGCCCAGGAGATCGCGCACTTCCTCGGCCTGCTCGACGCGATCCCGGAGCGCGACGGCACGATGCTCGATCACACGATCGTGCTCTGGGGCAACGAGCTCTCGAAGGGCAACACCCACTCGCGCAACGACATGCGCCTCGTGATCGCGGGCGGCGGCGCGGCGGGCCTGCGCGGCGGGCGCTGGCTGCGCTACGGCGATCGCCCGCACAACGATCTGCTGGTGACGATCGCGAACACGTTCGGGATGGAGATCACCTCGTTCGGCCACCGCGACTTCAACACCGGGCCGATCACCGGGCTCTGA
- a CDS encoding SDR family oxidoreductase: MHRYKGRRAVVVGGTHGIGLATAEALIAGGAEVLVTGNNQENVRSAAEKLGVRGRALRSDVSSLTDIAALAREVRSTLEVIDLLFVNAGVAELTPFHEVTPESYDRHFAVNTRGAFFVVQALAPLVRDGGAIVLTSSVADTGGEPGMAVYSATKAALVSFASTFAAELLPRRIRVNCVSPGFIDTPTKGTVGLSAEERASFAALGDAVTPMRRNGTSDEVARAVLFLAFDATFTTGAKLAVDGGLGQRLGAAVAKEGA, translated from the coding sequence ATCCATCGCTACAAGGGCCGGCGCGCAGTCGTCGTCGGCGGAACGCACGGAATCGGGCTCGCCACCGCAGAGGCGTTGATCGCCGGCGGCGCCGAGGTCCTGGTCACCGGCAACAACCAGGAGAACGTCCGCTCCGCCGCCGAGAAGCTCGGTGTGCGAGGCCGCGCGCTCCGATCCGACGTCTCGAGCCTCACCGACATCGCCGCGCTCGCGCGCGAGGTCCGATCGACGCTCGAGGTGATCGATCTCCTCTTCGTCAACGCAGGCGTCGCCGAGCTCACGCCCTTCCACGAGGTCACGCCGGAGTCGTACGACCGCCACTTCGCGGTGAACACGCGCGGTGCGTTCTTCGTCGTGCAGGCCCTCGCGCCGCTGGTCCGCGACGGGGGCGCGATCGTGCTCACGTCGTCGGTCGCCGACACCGGCGGCGAGCCCGGGATGGCGGTCTATTCGGCGACCAAAGCCGCGCTCGTGTCGTTCGCGTCCACGTTCGCCGCGGAGCTCCTGCCCCGCCGCATCCGCGTCAATTGCGTCTCTCCCGGGTTCATCGACACGCCGACCAAGGGCACCGTCGGGCTCAGCGCGGAGGAGCGCGCGTCGTTCGCGGCGCTCGGGGACGCGGTCACGCCGATGCGCCGCAACGGGACCTCCGACGAGGTCGCGCGCGCGGTCCTGTTCCTCGCGTTCGACGCGACGTTCACCACCGGGGCCAAGCTCGCGGTCGACGGTGGCCTCGGCCAGCGCCTCGGTGCTGCGGTCGCGAAGGAGGGCGCATGA
- a CDS encoding PQQ-binding-like beta-propeller repeat protein yields the protein MTVIQLHPRPRHEDDKALPLATEGSLLTLLLGAAATSDDAPLTELPALGDLLGALLAMAEGTRRKSLLPITAHPAEWAILRRGANVLVSYYHTDSTPDVVVLDRRVPLRALLDATSSALAARLGGEEDPWTRELGTRLVQRATEVAIAPDADSGLCATRRMGGALEDPGEKQPLSFGFEAAIFASPESPRDVVAHADVHAMLFGGALWAWVRGRRIPLSRGPIMLAVQRMVSAVRALIEAAENERAMNVRLRSGGFVIGLRRDKDGEIALTLGSDEDGVVTIPALDLPGASLPILRIASDLVRALVGVDRAQTRNLRITALRDEVRRLRRIVRARSRTEGFVNGDPDRLRASSPPDAPRTVASTTSPGALRFTPRWSAAIDGLDAATTFLCGDRLVVATPRRVLALHRDDGQVIWQREGAGALAMLAGTAVVRLGLDGLVELRDVGSGEALLRTKLAPRLGGPPTGLCVSGGPIPPTAVIAEGRDRLAAIDLRTGELRWRFSGRGAGDFQVLRSGRLLLVVAGDGAVHAIDAVNGEVAWRHTSHARFCLRPLVCGETAIAVTGEPGRGEGEIVGLDLYSGRERFRRALGGPCVSAPIAAGSLAVVAVGGGRRGSLVAFDPETGALRWSSPDPGLGVGGAALALDRALVINTPRGSVHALDLASGEALWSRNLAHPVSDDVPRRLDPLLRGGALFVPAATVHVLRTADGTSIGGALPCDLVPDVMHVDERGWVFVAEESGHLAALAPAPHLTLLRV from the coding sequence ATGACGGTGATCCAGCTCCACCCGCGGCCGCGTCACGAGGACGACAAGGCCCTTCCCCTCGCCACCGAGGGCTCGCTCCTGACGCTGCTGCTCGGCGCTGCCGCGACGAGCGACGACGCGCCGCTCACCGAGCTCCCCGCGCTCGGTGATCTGCTCGGCGCGCTGCTCGCGATGGCCGAGGGCACGCGGCGCAAGTCGCTGCTCCCGATCACGGCGCACCCCGCGGAGTGGGCGATCCTGCGGCGCGGCGCGAACGTGCTGGTGTCCTACTACCACACGGACTCGACGCCCGACGTCGTGGTGCTCGATCGGCGCGTGCCGCTGCGCGCGCTCCTCGACGCGACGAGCAGCGCGCTCGCGGCGCGCCTCGGCGGCGAAGAAGACCCGTGGACGCGCGAGCTCGGGACGCGGCTCGTGCAGCGCGCGACCGAGGTCGCGATCGCGCCCGACGCCGACAGCGGTCTCTGCGCGACGCGGCGCATGGGCGGCGCGCTCGAGGATCCCGGCGAGAAGCAGCCGCTCTCGTTCGGGTTCGAGGCCGCGATCTTCGCGTCGCCCGAGAGCCCGCGCGACGTGGTCGCGCATGCCGACGTGCACGCGATGCTCTTCGGCGGCGCGCTCTGGGCGTGGGTGCGCGGGCGCCGGATCCCGCTCTCGCGCGGCCCGATCATGCTCGCGGTGCAGCGCATGGTCAGCGCGGTGCGCGCGCTGATCGAGGCCGCGGAGAACGAGCGCGCGATGAACGTGCGCCTGCGCTCGGGCGGGTTCGTGATCGGCCTGCGCCGTGACAAGGACGGCGAGATCGCGCTCACGCTCGGGAGCGACGAGGACGGCGTGGTGACGATCCCCGCGCTCGATCTGCCCGGGGCGAGCCTGCCGATCCTGCGCATCGCGTCGGATCTCGTGCGTGCGCTGGTCGGCGTCGATCGTGCGCAGACGCGCAACCTGCGGATCACCGCGCTGCGCGACGAGGTGCGCCGCCTGCGCCGCATCGTGCGCGCGCGCTCGCGCACCGAAGGCTTCGTGAACGGCGATCCCGATCGCCTCCGCGCGTCGTCGCCGCCCGATGCGCCGCGCACGGTCGCGAGCACCACGAGCCCCGGTGCCCTGCGCTTCACGCCGCGCTGGAGCGCCGCGATCGACGGGCTCGACGCGGCGACGACGTTCCTCTGCGGCGATCGCCTGGTGGTCGCGACGCCGCGCCGCGTGCTCGCGCTCCACCGCGACGATGGTCAGGTGATCTGGCAGCGCGAGGGCGCGGGCGCGCTCGCGATGCTCGCGGGCACCGCGGTGGTGCGGCTCGGGCTCGACGGGCTCGTCGAGCTGCGCGACGTGGGCAGTGGCGAAGCGCTGCTCCGTACCAAGCTCGCGCCGCGCCTCGGTGGGCCGCCGACGGGACTCTGCGTCTCGGGCGGGCCGATCCCGCCGACCGCGGTGATCGCCGAAGGACGCGATCGCCTCGCCGCGATCGATCTCCGCACCGGCGAGCTCCGCTGGCGCTTCTCGGGACGCGGCGCCGGCGACTTCCAGGTGCTGCGCAGCGGGCGCCTCTTGCTCGTGGTCGCGGGCGACGGTGCGGTGCACGCGATCGACGCGGTCAACGGCGAGGTCGCGTGGCGGCACACGTCGCACGCGCGCTTCTGCCTGCGCCCGCTGGTCTGCGGCGAGACCGCGATCGCGGTGACCGGCGAGCCGGGCCGCGGCGAGGGCGAGATCGTCGGGCTCGATCTCTACAGCGGTCGCGAGCGCTTCCGTCGGGCGCTCGGCGGGCCGTGCGTGAGCGCGCCCATCGCGGCGGGCTCGCTCGCGGTGGTCGCGGTGGGCGGCGGTCGTCGCGGCTCGCTCGTCGCGTTCGATCCCGAGACCGGCGCGCTGCGCTGGTCGAGCCCCGATCCCGGCCTCGGCGTCGGAGGCGCGGCGCTCGCGCTCGATCGCGCGCTCGTGATCAACACGCCGCGCGGGAGCGTGCACGCGCTCGACCTCGCGAGCGGCGAGGCGCTCTGGTCGCGCAACCTCGCGCACCCGGTGAGCGACGACGTGCCGCGCCGACTCGATCCCCTGCTTCGCGGCGGCGCGCTCTTCGTGCCCGCGGCGACGGTGCACGTGCTGCGCACCGCGGACGGCACCTCGATCGGCGGTGCGCTCCCCTGCGACCTCGTGCCTGACGTGATGCACGTCGACGAGCGCGGCTGGGTGTTCGTCGCCGAGGAGAGCGGTCACCTCGCGGCGCTCGCGCCCGCGCCGCACCTCACGCTCCTGCGCGTCTGA
- a CDS encoding heavy-metal-associated domain-containing protein: MKNVDLQVQGMSCGHCVKAVEDALRQVDGVRRFDVAIGKASVECEERVTRDVLVAALQDAGYEVG; this comes from the coding sequence ATGAAGAACGTCGACCTCCAGGTGCAGGGCATGAGCTGCGGACACTGCGTGAAGGCCGTCGAGGACGCGCTGCGACAGGTCGACGGAGTGCGCCGCTTCGACGTCGCCATCGGCAAGGCGAGCGTCGAGTGCGAGGAGCGCGTCACCCGCGACGTGCTGGTCGCCGCGCTGCAGGACGCGGGCTACGAGGTCGGCTGA
- a CDS encoding alkaline phosphatase family protein has protein sequence MSTRALVIGLDGADVDVITSLGASRLPHLHALMARGAWARLRSVMPPATLPNWTTFLTGVDPGVHGVFDFTVRDGTNVRFAGGTVREAPTIAARLDRLGMSCAVLGFPATWPPERLEHGAFVSGWDSPVAFEADRSFVWPPSLWSEVRARFGAIRWGDVDEFDADRPGWHDALAGKLVARIDERVELATWMLERRGWDLFAVYFGESDTASHHLWAHHDPSSPRHPDRVSDDARTGLTRVYEALDRAVGTLVARAGESVEITIVSDHGSGGASDKVLYLNRALADAGLLAFRPGHEGTSPVARIKDLGLGLLGPRGRDVVFRAMGQALPGKLESRARFGAIDFARTRVFSDELNYFPALHFNLRGREPEGVVEPSEVPALRARIESLAESLRDPWTGERVIANVWSREELYRGPFVFRAPDLLLELALDRGGSWNLLPSASAPPGTGAFRKLAPSEHLGRKGRSLPGSHRARGLFVAAGPRVRAVGEIDARIADATATLLARLDVRPGPELAGRVLRELLTRGAAPTRELPAVDRADRASSGDLARTEARLRAVGYVD, from the coding sequence ATGAGCACGCGTGCGCTGGTGATCGGGCTCGACGGAGCCGACGTGGACGTGATCACGTCGCTCGGCGCGTCACGCCTGCCGCACTTGCACGCGCTGATGGCGCGCGGTGCGTGGGCACGCCTGCGCAGTGTGATGCCGCCCGCGACGCTGCCCAATTGGACGACGTTCCTCACCGGCGTCGACCCCGGCGTGCACGGCGTGTTCGACTTCACGGTGCGCGACGGAACGAACGTGCGCTTCGCGGGCGGCACGGTGCGCGAGGCGCCGACGATCGCGGCGCGCCTCGATCGGCTCGGCATGTCGTGCGCGGTGCTGGGCTTCCCCGCGACCTGGCCGCCCGAGCGCCTCGAGCACGGCGCGTTCGTGAGCGGCTGGGACTCGCCGGTCGCGTTCGAGGCGGATCGCTCGTTCGTGTGGCCGCCCTCGTTGTGGAGCGAGGTGCGGGCGCGATTCGGCGCGATCCGCTGGGGCGACGTCGACGAGTTCGACGCGGATCGTCCGGGCTGGCACGACGCGCTCGCGGGCAAGCTCGTCGCGCGCATCGACGAGCGCGTGGAGCTCGCGACGTGGATGCTCGAGCGCCGCGGGTGGGACCTCTTCGCGGTCTACTTCGGCGAGAGCGACACCGCGTCGCACCACCTCTGGGCGCACCACGATCCGAGCTCGCCGCGTCATCCCGATCGTGTCTCGGACGACGCGCGCACCGGCCTGACGCGCGTGTACGAAGCGCTCGATCGTGCGGTGGGAACGCTGGTCGCGCGCGCGGGCGAGAGCGTGGAGATCACGATCGTGAGCGATCACGGATCGGGCGGCGCATCGGACAAGGTGCTCTACCTCAATCGCGCGCTCGCAGACGCAGGGTTGCTCGCGTTCCGGCCCGGTCACGAGGGCACGAGCCCGGTCGCCCGCATCAAGGACCTCGGGCTCGGTCTGCTCGGGCCGCGCGGGCGCGACGTCGTGTTCCGCGCGATGGGCCAGGCGCTCCCGGGCAAGCTCGAGTCGCGGGCGCGGTTCGGCGCGATCGACTTCGCGCGGACGCGCGTGTTCTCGGACGAGCTCAACTACTTCCCGGCGCTGCACTTCAACCTGCGCGGGCGCGAGCCCGAGGGCGTGGTCGAGCCGAGCGAAGTGCCGGCGTTGCGCGCGCGGATCGAGTCGCTCGCGGAGTCGCTGCGCGATCCGTGGACCGGCGAGCGCGTGATCGCGAACGTGTGGTCGCGCGAGGAGCTCTATCGCGGGCCCTTCGTGTTCCGCGCGCCCGATCTGCTGCTCGAGCTCGCGCTGGATCGTGGGGGCTCGTGGAACCTCTTGCCCTCGGCGAGCGCACCGCCAGGCACCGGCGCGTTCCGCAAGCTCGCGCCGAGCGAGCACCTCGGGCGCAAGGGTCGATCGCTCCCCGGCAGCCATCGCGCCCGTGGGCTCTTCGTCGCGGCGGGCCCGAGGGTCCGCGCGGTCGGCGAGATCGACGCGCGCATCGCCGACGCGACCGCGACGCTGCTGGCGCGGCTCGACGTGCGTCCGGGGCCCGAGCTCGCGGGGCGCGTGCTGCGCGAGCTGCTGACGCGCGGCGCGGCACCGACGCGCGAGCTGCCCGCGGTCGATCGCGCGGATCGTGCATCGAGCGGAGATCTCGCGCGCACCGAGGCCCGCCTGCGCGCCGTCGGCTACGTTGATTGA
- a CDS encoding glycosyltransferase family 4 protein has product MSTEALHVAALPFPSPQGTQAAIAAMLRALADAGRDARLLTYAHGAAEIETPRFTHLRLRHAYGDRSLRSGPSLAKVAQDVALARAIARARPQVVIAHHVEAASAALLARTARVIFVAHTALGPELPTYFEPRWSALARRAGDALDRMLVQRADAALAVSPVLARTLSSLADREVRWLPIPWSLAAPITPDERLAARIALGLDGRDEVVLYAGNLDRYQGLDALWSAFATLRERRPALQLVIATASEARGTPGRVVALDGSEAQRRTLHAAADLVVVPRESEGGLPIKLIDALARGVPVVCVPRATAGLALDDVVLASTDLASAIDRALGDPALRARLAEAGPRFVARELSAARFLAVLDGVLSEH; this is encoded by the coding sequence ATGTCGACTGAAGCGCTGCACGTCGCGGCGTTGCCCTTCCCTTCGCCCCAGGGCACGCAAGCCGCGATCGCGGCGATGCTGCGCGCGCTCGCCGATGCGGGTCGCGACGCGCGTCTGCTGACGTACGCGCACGGCGCGGCCGAGATCGAGACACCGCGCTTCACGCATCTCCGATTGCGACACGCGTACGGCGATCGCTCGCTGCGCTCGGGGCCTTCGCTCGCCAAGGTCGCGCAGGACGTCGCGCTCGCTCGAGCGATCGCGCGGGCCCGGCCCCAGGTCGTGATCGCGCATCACGTGGAGGCCGCGAGCGCGGCGCTGCTCGCGCGCACGGCGCGGGTGATCTTCGTCGCGCACACCGCGCTCGGGCCGGAGCTCCCGACCTACTTCGAGCCGCGCTGGAGCGCGCTCGCGAGGCGAGCAGGAGATGCCCTCGATCGAATGCTGGTCCAGCGCGCCGACGCCGCGCTCGCGGTGTCGCCGGTGCTCGCGCGCACGCTGTCCTCGCTCGCCGATCGCGAGGTGCGGTGGCTGCCGATCCCGTGGTCGCTCGCGGCGCCGATCACGCCGGACGAGCGACTCGCTGCGCGCATCGCGCTGGGTCTCGATGGGCGCGACGAGGTGGTGCTCTACGCGGGCAACCTCGATCGTTATCAAGGCCTCGACGCGTTGTGGTCGGCGTTCGCGACGCTTCGCGAGAGACGCCCCGCGCTGCAGCTCGTGATCGCGACCGCGAGCGAGGCCCGCGGCACGCCGGGACGCGTCGTCGCGCTCGACGGGAGCGAGGCGCAGCGGCGGACGCTCCACGCCGCCGCCGATCTCGTCGTGGTCCCCCGCGAGTCCGAGGGCGGACTGCCGATCAAGCTGATCGACGCGCTCGCGCGCGGCGTGCCGGTCGTGTGTGTGCCCCGCGCGACTGCGGGCCTCGCGCTCGACGACGTGGTCCTCGCGTCCACCGATCTCGCGAGCGCGATCGATCGCGCGCTCGGCGATCCCGCGCTGCGCGCGCGCCTCGCCGAGGCCGGGCCGCGCTTCGTCGCGCGCGAGCTCTCCGCGGCGCGCTTCCTCGCGGTGCTCGACGGCGTGCTCTCCGAGCACTAG